One region of Emys orbicularis isolate rEmyOrb1 chromosome 6, rEmyOrb1.hap1, whole genome shotgun sequence genomic DNA includes:
- the LOC135880595 gene encoding interferon beta-like, with translation MITMCLLHICLVMLFSIEISSLDCTMLHFQQNKMNMESLELLSKMGGQFPLQCLNENRNFRLPQKALRPRESQEKNAKMVIQEILQQIFNIFSKNLTQAAWDRSSVETLQNGLHQQTEKLETCLHSEMENEPPYLGNKKLLFPMLKLKKYFQRIRDFLKEKQYSLCAWETIRLEMGRCLLFVDQLIKRLKN, from the coding sequence ATGATCACCATGTGTTTGCTGCACATCTGCCTTGTAATGCTGTTCTCCATTGAGATCTCTTCTCTGGACTGTACCATGCTTCACTTCcagcaaaataaaatgaacatggaAAGCTTAGAGCTTCTGAGCAAAATGGGTGGGCAATTTCCTCTACAATGCCTAAATGAAAATAGGAACTTCAGGCTCCCCCAGAAAGCTCTCAGGCCCAGAGAGTCCCAGGAGAAGAATGCCAAGATGGTAATCCAGGAGATCCTTCAGCAGATCTTCAATATCTTCAGCAAAAACCTCACGCAAGCTGCCTGGGACAGGAGTTCTGTAGAGACATTACAAAATGGACTTCACCAGCAAACTGAGAAGCTAGAGACATGTTTGCATTCAGAGATGGAGAATGAGCCACCCTATTTGGGCAACAAGAAACTCCTGTTCCCCATGTTGAAACTGAAGAAATACTTCCAAAGAATCAGGGATTTcctgaaagaaaaacaatataGCTTGTGTGCCTGGGAGACCATCCGCTTGGAAATGGGGAGATGTCTTTTGTTTGTTGACCAGCTGATAAAAAGGCTTAAAAACTAA